From the Burkholderia ubonensis subsp. mesacidophila genome, the window CGCGCGGGCGACATGGCGGCGTATCACGCGATCGCCGACACGAAGATCAGCCCGATGTTCGTCGCGTACGACCAGGCGTCGTCGGCGGCCTTCAACGCGCTGCAGGCACGCGCGGAAGCAAGCCAGGGCGCGACGCAGTCGCGCATTGCGCTGATGATCGCGCTGATCACGGCCGGCATCGCGCTGTCGCTCGTGATGGTGGTCGCCATTCGCTTCGCGCTGCGCGGGCTGATCATCCAGCCGCTCGAGCAGGCGGTCACGCACTTCGAGCGCATCGCCGCGGGCGACCTCACCGAGCCGGTGCAGGTCCAGAGCACGAACGAGATCGGGCGCCTGTTCGGCGGCATCCGGCGGATGCAGGACGCGGTCACGACGATGGTGCAGTCCGTGCATCGCGGCGCGGAGTCGATCGACGTCGGCGCGCGCGAGATCGCCACCGGCAACACCGACCTGTCGCAGCGCACGGAAGAGCAGGCCGCGTCGCTGCAGGAAACCGCGTCGAGCATGGAGCAGCTGACCGGCACCGTGCGGCAGAACGCCGAGAACGCGCGCCAGGCGAGCCAGCTCGCGGTCAACGCGTCGGACATCGCGACGCAGGGCGGCGACGTGGTCGGCCAGGTGGTCGACACGATGCAGGACATCGCGACGAGCTCGGGCAAGGTCGTCGACATCATCGGCACCATCGAAGGCATCGCGTTCCAGACCAACATCCTCGCGCTGAACGCGGCGGTGGAAGCGGCGCGCGCCGGCGAGCAGGGCCGCGGCTTCGCGGTCGTCGCGGGCGAGGTGCGCTCGCTCGCGCAGCGCAGCGCGACCGCCGCGAAGGAAATCAAGCAGCTGATCGGCGATTCCGCCGACAAGGTGCAAAGCGGCTCCGAGCTCGTCGCGCGCGCCGGCTCGACGATGGACGAGATCGTGCAGGCCGTGCGCCGCGTGACCGACATCATGGGCGAGATCAGCGCCGCGTCCGAAGAGCAGTCGACCGGCATCGAGCAGGTCAACCGCGCGGTCGGCCAGATGGACGCCGTCACGCAGCAGAACGCGGCGCTCGTCGAGCAGGCCGCGGCCGCCGCCGCGTCGCTCGAGGAGCAGACGCGTCAGATGAAGGCGGTCGTGTCCGGCTGGCGCGTGATCGGCGGCATCGCGCATGCGGCCGCGCCCGTGCGGTCCGCACCGCCCGCGCTGCCCGCCGCGCGTCCGGCGCCGCAGCCGGCCGCCGTGCCGGCGCTGCCGCACGCGGCATCCGCACACAAGCATGAACCGCAGCCCGTGAAGCGCGCCGCGCTCGCCGCCGAACCGAGGGCGTCGTCGGGCAACGCGCCGGCAGCGGGCGGCTATGCGCCGCGCGTCGCGAAGCCGGCCGCCGCGAAGCCTGCCGCGCCGGCGGCGAAGCCCGCGCTCGTGCGGCCCGCGCTGTCCGGCGAGAAGCCGGCGCCCGCGGCTGCCGGCAGGTCCGACGACGATTGGGAGACCTTCTAAGCCATGTTGACCGCGCGCGCTCCGCATCGTGCCGAACCCCAGGACGCATCGCCACGGGCTGGTGAAGCCG encodes:
- a CDS encoding methyl-accepting chemotaxis protein, which produces MLQNWSIRTTLTAVGLILACLAAAVGGLGLYALHHASRSLDEIAHNDLPAIASLDDTSSYLLRARVSLDRFRSMAEGGNADEAAKVLARAQELFAKSTQNWQTFQSTPKNGVDQALVDELAARYATIVKEGIEPEFAAARAGDMAAYHAIADTKISPMFVAYDQASSAAFNALQARAEASQGATQSRIALMIALITAGIALSLVMVVAIRFALRGLIIQPLEQAVTHFERIAAGDLTEPVQVQSTNEIGRLFGGIRRMQDAVTTMVQSVHRGAESIDVGAREIATGNTDLSQRTEEQAASLQETASSMEQLTGTVRQNAENARQASQLAVNASDIATQGGDVVGQVVDTMQDIATSSGKVVDIIGTIEGIAFQTNILALNAAVEAARAGEQGRGFAVVAGEVRSLAQRSATAAKEIKQLIGDSADKVQSGSELVARAGSTMDEIVQAVRRVTDIMGEISAASEEQSTGIEQVNRAVGQMDAVTQQNAALVEQAAAAAASLEEQTRQMKAVVSGWRVIGGIAHAAAPVRSAPPALPAARPAPQPAAVPALPHAASAHKHEPQPVKRAALAAEPRASSGNAPAAGGYAPRVAKPAAAKPAAPAAKPALVRPALSGEKPAPAAAGRSDDDWETF